The following are encoded in a window of Sminthopsis crassicaudata isolate SCR6 chromosome 3, ASM4859323v1, whole genome shotgun sequence genomic DNA:
- the LOC141563749 gene encoding CYFIP-related Rac1 interactor A-like, whose amino-acid sequence MGNLIKVLGKDFENCPHFFLDFENAQPTEAETAVWNQVSAVLEEAQGILAELQSYTGAGQEIREAIQNPTDLPLQEKAWNAVCPLVVKLKRFYEFSLRLENALRSLLEALTSPPYAPTQHLEREQALAKQFAEILHFTLSFDELKMTNPAIQNDFSYYRRTISRNRINNLQLDAESEVNNEMANRMSLFYAEATPMLKTLSNATTKFVSENKTLPIEDTTDCLSTMACVCRVMLEDAYRSRFTNTETLLFCMRVMVGVIILYDHVHPVGAFAKTSKIDMKGCIKVLKDQPSNSTEGLLNALRYTTRHLNDDTTSKQVRALLQ is encoded by the exons ATGCGCAGCCCACAGAAGCTGAGACGGCCGTGTGGAACCAGGTCAGCGCCGTGCTGGAGGAGGCCCAAGGCATTCTGGCGGAACTGCAGTCCTACACTGGGGCCGGCCAGGAGATTCGGGAG GCCATCCAAAACCCAACTGACCTCCCGCTTCAGGAGAAGGCATGGAACGCAGTGTGCCCGCTAGTGGTCAAGCTCAAGCGCTTCTACGAATTCTCCCTTCGACTGG AGAACGCCCTGAGGAGCCTCCTAGAAGCCCTCACCAGCCCCCCTTACGCCCCGACGCAGCACCTAGAGAGAGAGCAAGCCCTCGCCAAGCAGTTTGCTGAAATCCTCCACTTCACGCTCAGTTTCGATGAGCTCAAG atGACGAACCCTGCCATTCAGAATGACTTCAGTTACTATAGAAGAACTATCAGCCGAAACCGTATAAATAACTTACAG CTGGATGCTGAAAGCGAAGTCAACAATGAAATGGCCAACCGAATGTCCCTCTTCTATGCAGAAGCCACCCCCATGCTCAAGACCCTAAGCAATGCAACCACCAAGTTTGTCTCTGAG AACAAGACACTCCCCATTGAGGACACTACAGACTGCCTGAGCACCATGGCCTGTGTCTGCCGAGTGATGCTGGAGGACGCC TACAGGAGCCGCTTCACCAACACAGAGACTCTGCTCTTCTGTATGCGCGTCATGGTGGGCGTCATCATCCTCTACGACCACGTGCACCCAGTGGGGGCCTTTGCCAAGACATCCAAAATTGAC ATGAAGGGCTGCATTAAAGTTCTAAAGGACCAACCTTCCAACAGCACCGAAGGGCTGCTGAATGCACTCAG GTACACCACCAGGCACCTGAACGACGACACCACCTCCAAACAGGTCCGAGCCCTGCTGCAGTGA